In uncultured Bacteroides sp., one genomic interval encodes:
- a CDS encoding glycoside hydrolase family 16 protein: MKTNFKMLLLILFAGLSNNDCRDDAMNIDYTKEVPDKSVTSNIIFEDNFDKDGIPDKNKWRFYYRLKDDGWGNWFSESYDQAYVKDGMLILKAEKVGDIYKTGGVTTQDLFKFTYGKLEIRAKFKTFEGGSPSLWILNTTGQPVNGEIDLAEQYNDDDFVYQTLWSNYTLNLKQNDPVNKTKVEYNENEFNTYAINWTSEKIVFSVNGINTMTYPNMHLANEKAMGQWPFNKPFYILITFPVSLTGVIDSELPGYMMIDWVKVTQ, encoded by the coding sequence ATGAAAACAAATTTTAAAATGCTGCTACTTATTCTTTTTGCGGGTCTTAGCAATAATGATTGCAGGGATGATGCTATGAATATTGATTATACAAAAGAGGTTCCTGATAAGAGTGTTACATCTAATATTATTTTTGAAGATAATTTTGACAAGGATGGAATACCCGATAAAAACAAATGGCGATTTTATTATCGGCTGAAGGATGATGGATGGGGTAACTGGTTTTCGGAAAGCTATGATCAGGCATATGTGAAAGATGGAATGTTAATATTGAAGGCAGAGAAGGTTGGAGATATCTATAAAACAGGAGGTGTAACTACGCAGGATCTTTTTAAGTTTACTTATGGAAAACTAGAAATCCGTGCAAAATTTAAAACATTCGAAGGGGGCTCTCCTTCCTTGTGGATATTAAATACAACAGGACAGCCTGTAAATGGAGAAATAGATTTAGCTGAACAGTATAATGATGATGATTTTGTTTATCAAACCCTTTGGTCTAATTATACCTTAAATCTTAAACAGAATGATCCTGTAAATAAGACAAAGGTTGAATATAATGAGAATGAGTTTAATACGTATGCAATTAACTGGACTAGCGAGAAAATTGTATTTTCCGTTAACGGTATAAATACCATGACTTATCCGAATATGCATCTTGCCAATGAAAAAGCTATGGGACAATGGCCTTTTAATAAACCTTTCTATATTCTGATTACTTTTCCTGTAAGCCTTACTGGAGTAATAGACTCTGAGTTACCCGGATATATGATGATTGACTGGGTGAAGGTGACACAATAG